The DNA region TCTGCCCCGGCCTGTTCCGATTCGTTCCCGTGCTCAAGGCTCCCGACGCGATGCCCCGGACGAAGCACCACCCCCAGTTCACGACTTCGCGCCGTGAGCGCATCGAGCACCGTCCTGGCCTTATCGGTCACCGGAAATAACTTGCCGGTTTCCTCCCGCTTCAGTTCGACACCGAGCGAGGCAAACCATGCGACGGTGTCCTGTACCGGAAATGCCGCCAGCACATTCCGCACGAGGTGGCGGGTACCGAAAAAGTCTTCCGGTGTCACGACATCGTGCGTCACGTTGCAGCGCCCCCCGCCTGACACCAGAATTTTTGCCCCGATGCTCGTGGCCCCGTCCAACAACTCCACACTCACGGGTGAATGGTGTTCTGCCGCAAAAATACCGGCCGCCAGGCCCGCCGCCCCTGCACCGATCACACAAATGTCTACCACCGATCCTCCATTCCTCCTCACGAACCACCCATTCACGTCTACCGCTGCATCATGCCCGGTGCGGGAAGGGCCTGCAATCGCAAAAGTCGACATGGAAACCGGACCCGCCGCTATGCCAAGATCGGGAAACACGTTTCGTGGAGATACCGAGACCCGCACGATCTCATGCGCCTATTCCATCGATTGCTCCTCCCCATGCTTCTGTCGTGGCTTTCTGCCGGATGCCTGTTGCCCGCTGGTTCTCCCATGCAGGACAGCTCGAAGGACCCCCTGATTTCCACGACGATCGAAGCGAAGTTTGCAGAGGATCAGCAGGGGGGACTGTCCGGCATCATCGTGACCACCGAGGAGGGAACGGTGACACTCACCGGCACGGTGCAGCGGGCCGAACGCAAGGCGAGAGCCGCTGAACTGGCACGGCAGGTGAAGGGGGTGCGGCGCGTGAAAAACGATCTGGAGATTCGCGCCGACCCTGCGCCGTGAGAAGCCTTCTGGTCGAGCATTAGAAATCTTCCTCCTCTGCTCCGGTCATACTGTCCTCCACAATCGAAAAGGCTTTTTGCGGCAAGGTGATGGCGTTGACCAAAATATCGAAGGCCAACTGAGCCGTTCCTTTCACGCCGGTCATCAGCGATTCTGCCGCGAGATAGCGCAACTGCGGTTTGTTCGCTGATCCCTTGAGCTCGAACACGGCGGTATCAAACCCCTGGCGATCCCCCGACAGCAGGTACCCGAACAGAGGAATACGTTTCAGGATCGCGGAATAGGATCCGAGCGGACTGGTCGCCAGCACCATATCGAATTCATCCGCCATGATGTCATATCGGCCCGTTCCGCTGATCTTGAGCACGGGACTGTCGAGAAGAAATTCCTTTGTATGGATGACGCCATTGTTGATGGAACCCACCAGCTTGAGCCGGTCGAACGGCATGCCCTCGCTCTCAAGGTTCACCTGCCCCTCCAACAGTGCCGGCAGGTTCAAGAGGGACAGCAGGGTAGATAGCACCGGGACCTGATGCACGCGTCCGTCCTGAACCAGGATTTGAAGCGGTTGACGACTCGTCAGTGCGGCAGGCTGCAGCACACCTCGCTCAAATTCCGCCTGGACTTTCCCCGACGTGGTCAGCCACCCCGACAGCACAGGCTTCTCCTCAAACTGAGACAAGATACGCTCGACGGGAAGGCCGCTGGCGCGAAACGTACTACGCGCCTGTTCCATCTGCCCGTTCTTCGTGCGAATCTTCACCTGCCCCGCGAGTTGGCCTTCGTTCGTGTCCCCACTGATCCGTTCGACCGTCAAAAGTCCATGGTCCCACGTGATCTTCGTAGAGAGATCGGTGAGAAGAAACTTTTTATAATAGACATGATCGGCGAAGAGAAATGCGTGCAGCGTGGCATCCGCCCAGAAGTTGTCGGAAGATCCGTGGCGGACAGGCCGCGACCGATGCGGGCCGGACATCCCAAAGGCACCGAGATCGATTTGAGACGATTCCACGACCAGACGGGCCCTCGGATGGTCGGCCCATTGCGCGATCGAGCCGGATATCCGCAGATCGCTCGCCCCCACGTGAAACGCCATGCGCGGAATATGAATGCGGTCTTGATCGAAACGCAGGGTCACAAACGCGTCTCGAATGGGTTCATCGAAATTCGCTACCTTGATCGTGCCCTCATCGAATCTGATGTGTCCCGATGTGCGCCAGGAAGCCCGCTCTTTCATCCGGCCCTCCATATCGAGCGTCGCCTCCAAGATTCCGGCCCTCACCGGTCCCAGGACCACCCCTTTGGGAAGTGTGCCGACCGCAATCCGGCCGGAGGACACATGCGCCGAAAACTCTCTCTCCCCGTCCAAATCGATGGATCCCGATCCTGAAATCGTGACCGGAGGAAACCCGACGCCGACATGCCGGATCACCAAACGGTGGCCCCGGGAAAGTTGCCCTTCGAAATCCACGGCAGCCGGAGCCTGCAACGGTTTGGTGAACCAGTTCTGCAGACGAATTCCAGCCTGTCCTAGATCAATCTTGCCTTTGATCCGAGGATTGCCGATCACACCCGTCACGGCTGCACGCAGGCGAATAGTGCCCTCCATCTCCGGGACTA from Nitrospira sp. includes:
- a CDS encoding BON domain-containing protein; translated protein: MQDSSKDPLISTTIEAKFAEDQQGGLSGIIVTTEEGTVTLTGTVQRAERKARAAELARQVKGVRRVKNDLEIRADPAP